In the genome of Streptomyces sp. SAI-127, the window TCCGCTGAGATCCGACACCCGTGGTTCGGGCATCGACCTGACAGGCTTATGCCCTCGAACAAGCGATGCCATGCCAGCTCATGTGACGACGCCCTGGTGAACTCCTGGGGATCTGGGGGTATCCCCCTGAAAACGCGACACTTCCGCCCCGAACGGGGTACCCGGAGAGGTTGGTCAGCCGCCGTAGCGGCGGTGGCGTGCCGCGTAGTCGCGCAGCGCGCGCAGGAAGTCGACCTTGCGGAAGGCCGGCCAGAAGACCTCGCAGAAGTAGTACTCCGAGTGAGCGGTCTGCCACAGCATGAATCCGGACAGCCGCTGCTCACCGCTGGTACGGATCACGAGGTCGGGGTCGGGCTGGTCGCCGGTGTAGAGATGGCGGCCGATCATGTCGATGTCGACGGCCTCGGCGAGCTCCTCCATCGAGGTGCCCTTGTCCTGCGCGTCCAGCAGCATCGACCGTACGGCGTCGGCGATCTCCTGGCGGCCGCCATAGCCGATGGCGACGTTGACGAGTATGCCGTCGACGTGGGCGGTGGACTCCTCCGCCTCCTTCAGCGCCGTCTGCATCGGGGAGGGCAGCAGGTCGGGGGTGCCGACGTGGTGGACCCGCCAGCGGCCGTCGGCGGCGAGGGTGCGCACGACGTCCTCGATGATGCCGAGGAGGGGGCCGAGCTCCTCCGGCGGACGGTTGAAGTTGTCCGTCGACAGCAGCCAGAGGGTGACGACCTCGACGTCCGTCTCGGAGCACCAGCCGAGGAACTCCTCGATCTTCTCCGCGCCGGCCCGGTGGCCGTCGACGGGGGTGGAACCGGCTGCCTTCGCCCAGCGCCGACTGCCGTCCACGATGACACCGATGTGCTTGGGCACCTGGGCGTGGTCCAGGTGGCCTTCCACCCGGCGTGCGTAGAGCCTGACGAGCAGGCCGCGCAGCTTGTCGCGCAGGTTCACGTGATTGTCAGCCCCTTTGACGGATGGCGGTCCCCGCGGCTAGAGCGTACCGGGGGATGCGGGAAGCCCGGTGTGCGGGGGGGGCCATCTGTCCGTGCGCTCCTGCGTGTTGTGGGGGCCGGTGGCGTCGGCGCGGCGGAGCCGCGTATGCCCTTCGGGTGGGTGGCCCCTGCGCCGGCGGGAAGAAGCGCCCTGGTCCGCGCGAGAAAAAACGGGCCGGTCCGTGGGGGGGAGACGGACCGGCCCGAGGGGGGGTTTCCACCATAACCCTTCGTGAGGGATGGTGTGTGCATCGGCGCTCCACAACTACTCTCCGGAGTCGGGCGGCGACGGCGCGGTGGCCGGTCGAAGGCCTGCTCATGGGGGTTTCGTGGCCGAATCACGGCGGAATCATGGAGAT includes:
- a CDS encoding isoprenyl transferase, producing MNLRDKLRGLLVRLYARRVEGHLDHAQVPKHIGVIVDGSRRWAKAAGSTPVDGHRAGAEKIEEFLGWCSETDVEVVTLWLLSTDNFNRPPEELGPLLGIIEDVVRTLAADGRWRVHHVGTPDLLPSPMQTALKEAEESTAHVDGILVNVAIGYGGRQEIADAVRSMLLDAQDKGTSMEELAEAVDIDMIGRHLYTGDQPDPDLVIRTSGEQRLSGFMLWQTAHSEYYFCEVFWPAFRKVDFLRALRDYAARHRRYGG